GCGCGAAGTGGACCTATTACCTTTCGATGGAACTCCTGCCCGGAAAGCTCCTGCGCACCTGCCTGAACAGCCAGGGACTGCTCGAGGTCTGCCGCGGTGCGCTCGGCGATTGCGGCGTCGATCTCGACACGCTGTGGGAGATCGAGGTCGAGCCGGCGCTGGGCAATGGCGGACTCGGACGGCTCGCGGCCTGCCTGCTCGAATCCATGGCCGCGCTCGGCTATGCCGGGCTGGGCTACTGCATCCGCTACGAATACGGCATGTTCCGCCAGGAGATCGAAAACGGCGAGCAGGTCGAGTACCCGGAGAACTGGCTGAAGGAGATCAATCCGTGGGAATTCCCGCGGCCCGATTTCACCTATGCGGTTCCGTTCAAGGGCCGCGTGACGCAGGTGACCAACTGGAAGGGCGAGCTCGAAATCCATTGGAGCGAGACGGACACCGTCAATGCCATGGCCTACGACATGCCGGTCATCGGCGCGAACGCGGAGACGACCAGCATGGTCCGGCTGTGGTCGGCGAAGGCGACGTCGGATTTCAACTTCGCCTGGTTCAATCGCGGCGACTATGCCGAAGCCGTCGAGGCAAAGGTCCAGTCGGAGACGCTGTCGCGCGTCCTCTATCCCAACGACTCGATCAATACCGGCCGCGAGCTGAGGCTGAAGCAGGAGTTCTTCCTGGTCTGCGCTTCCCTCCAGGACATCCTGCACCGCCATCTGCGGCGCGGCATGGCGATCGAAGACCTGGCCGACCATGTCGCCATCCAGCTGAACGACACCCATCCCGTGCTCGCGATCGCCGAGCTCATGCGCCTGCTCGTCGACGTCCACCGCGTCGGCTGGGACACGGCGTGGGAGATCACCTGCGCGACCTTCGCCTTCACCAACCACACGCTGCTCTCCGAGGCGCTCGAATTGTGGCCGGTGCCGCTGTTCGAGGCCTTGCTGCCGCGCCACCTGCAGATCGTCTACGAGATCAACGCACGGTTCCTGCGCGACGTGATGCACCGCAATCCGGGCGACACGGACCTGCTGCGCCGCATGTCGATCATCGACGAGAGCGGCGCGAAGAGCGTGCGCATGGCGCATCTGGCGATCATCGGCAGCCACCGGGTCAACGGCGTCTCGCATACCCATACCGGCATCATGCGGCAGACGCTGTTCCGCGACTTCGACCGGTTGTGGCCCGGACGCATCATCAGCCTGACGAACGGCATCTCCCAGCGGCGCTGGCTGGTCGACGCCAATCCCGCGCTGACGGCGCTGATCGCAACGCGCATCAAGGGCGGCTGGCCCGCCGATTTCGACCGGCTGCGCGAGCTCGAGCCCCATGCGGGCGACGCGGCGTTCCGCGCGGACTTCGCGGCCGTGAAACGGGCGAACAAGGCGCGGGTCGCCCAGATATTGAGCGCGCGGCACGGCCTCGCGATCGACGCGGCGTCGCTGTTCGACCTGCACATCAAGCGCATCCACGAATACAAGCGCCAGCTCCTCAACATCCTGCAGGTGATCGGCCGCTACAACCGCATCCGCGCCGGCGTCGACGAGGTCGCGCGCACCGTGATCTTCGCCGGCAAGGCCGCGCCGGGCTATGCCATGGCCAAGCGCATCATCCATCTGATCAACGCGGTGGCCGACATCGTGAACAACGATCCCAAGACGCGCGGCCTTCTGAAGATCGTGTTCGTGCCGAATTACGGCGTGCAGATCGCCGAGCAGCTGGTGAGCGCGGGCGATCTGTCCGAGCAGATCTCGGCCGCGGGCACGGAAGCCTCCGGGACCGGCAACATGAAGCTCGCGCTGAACGGCGCGCTGTCCATCGCCACCCAGGACGGCGCCAACACCGAAATCCGCGATGCGGTCGGCCCGGAGAACATCTGGATATTCGGCCACAGCTTCGAGGAGCTCCAGGCGCTGCGCGCCGCGGGCTACGATCCGAACGCGATCTATCGCGAGAGCGCGGAAATCCGCCAGAGCCTCGACATGGTCCGCGACGGCTATTTCTCCCCGCACGACCGCGACCTGTTCGTGCCCGTGGTGGACGCGCTCTTGAAGGGCGGCGACCCCTTCATGGTGCTGGCCGACTACGACGCCTATGTGCGCACCCAGGCAGCGGTGGACGAGGCGTGGCGCGACGGGACGGCGTGGACGACGAAAGCCATCCTCAACGTCGCGCGGATGAGCCCGTTTTCGATGGATCGCCTCGTGCGCCAATATGCCGAGCGCGTCTGGGACGTGAAGCCGGCGCCAATCTCCGGATGAGATCCAGCGCATCGAACGGCGCGCCGTCACGCCACCAGCACCACGACGGGAAAGGTGTCGAACAATTCGGCGCAATCGAGCGAGCGCACGGGCGGCAAGGCGGGATCGAGCGCATTGTGCCAGCGCCCTTCGGCTCGAAGGGTGCCGGATATGGCAGGCAAAGGAATGCCGCGCTCCATGGAAGAAGCGGCCGAGAGACGCGGCACCGCGACGAAAAGCGGCCCGCGCCGGAAGGCGAAGACATGCTCGGGCGCCGTCACGGGCTCGACCTCTGCCGCGAAAGCTTCCGGCCGCTCCCCGCGCAGGGCCAACAGGCGCCGGATCAGCGCCAGTTTTGGCGCGCCGGTTTGCCAAGCGTCCAACGAGACCGGGCTCGAGACCATTTCGTTTCTTCGCGCGTAGTCGACGGGGCGGCGGTTGTCGGGATCGACCAGGCTGAAATCCCAAAGCTCGGTGCCCTGATAGAGATCGGGGACGCCCGGCAGCGTATAGCGCAGCGCGCATTGCACGAGGCTGTCGCATAGGCCGGCCGGCGCCAGCCTCGCGACGAAGCCGGCAAGCCGCGGGACGAAGCCATGGCCGGGATCGAGAATCGCGCGCACGAACGCGGCATTCTCCTCTTCGAACGCCGCATCGGGCGCGAACCACGAGGTCTGCAGCTTGGCCTCGCGCAGGGATTTCTCGCGCCAGGCCAGCACGCGCTCGGTCTCGATCGGCCACGAGCCGACCAGGGTCTGATAAAGCTGGTATTCGTCGCCCGGCATCACCTTGGGCGGCCGCAACGGCGCGTTCGTCGCGAACCAGGCGCGCACCGCGTCTTCCCAGAGATCGGGGATCTCGCTCAACGCCGCCAGCCGCGCCCGCACATCCTCGCCGCGCTTGTGGTCGTGCGTCGCGGTCGTCAGCATCGCGTTGGGAAACGTCCGGCCGCGCCGGGCCGCCTTGCCTAGAAAGTCTTCGGGGGAGATCGCGAAACGCTCCGGCGCGAAACCGACGTCGTTGCGCGAGAGCAGCCGCCCGTAGCGATAGAAAGCGGTGTCCTCGACCGCCTTCGCCGCCACCGGCGCGGCAAGCTGATTGAAGCGCCGCATCGCATCGCGCGCCGCCTCGTCGCCGGCGCGCATGGCTTGCGCGATCGCGTCGAGCGCCTTGCCCGGCACGGCGGCCTTGGCCGCGTCATACGCCGCATCGAAGGACGGACTCGGCGTTCCGGCATAGGTGCGATAGGCGTGGAAGTTTTCCAGCAGATGCGCGAGCGCGGTCTCGAATTCGTCCTGGCCGATGGCGGGCGACAGCAGCTGGAAGGCCGCGGCCGCCGCGCGCAGCTGATTGGCGAAGGCATGCCGCATCACCTCGCGGCGCGCCGCGCGTTCCTCCGGCGCGAAGTCGGGCGAGCGCCCGCCAATCTCCGCCCAGAGCTCCGCAAAGCGTTCGGCGTTCGCGCCATCGTGCTGCAGCGCCGAGACCTGGTCCATGAAGTCGTAGCCGGTCGTGCCGTCGACGCCCCAATCCCCGGGAAGGCTCTCATCCTGCGCCAGGATCTTCTCGACCACGATATAAGGTGCATCCTTGCGCTCGCGCTGCGCATTGAGCGCATCGAGACGCGCGCGCAGCCGCTGGCAATAGGCCTTCGGATCGGTGAGGCCGTCGACATGATCGGCGCGCACGCCATCAATCAGGCCCTCGCCATAGAGCCGGAAGACCGTGGCGTGGATGATCTCGAACACACCGTCGTCCTCGACGCGCAGCGCCGCGAGCTCGGTGATGTCGAAGAAGCGCCGCCAGTTGATGCGCTCGCCCGCATCGCGCCAGAAGGCGAGGCGGAAGTTCTGCCGCTCCAGCAATTCGCTCAATCGCGCGGGCGTGTTGGCCGCGGCGAGATCGGCCTCGACCTCCTCGTAATCCTCCTTGCGCAGCGGAAAGCGATGCTCGGCATAGGCGAAAGCGTATTTGCCGAGCGCCTCGTCCTTGATCAGCGTGATCTCGCCGGCCGCGATGGCGTCGCGCGGCTTGGAGCCCAGCAGCGGCACCAGGACCTTGTCGCGCAGGTTTGGCTGCGCCGGCTCCCAGTCGATGTCGAACATGTTGGCGAAGACGCTGTCGCGCCCCTTCTCCAGCAAGTCCAGCCAGCAGGTGTTATCAGCGCCGCCGACCGCCATATGGTTCGGCACGATGTCGAGGACGATGCCGATATCGTGCGCCCGGAGCGCCGCCGCCAGGGCGCGGAAGCCGTCCTCGCCGCCGAGCTCGGGATTGATGCGCGCGTGATCGATCACATCATAGCCATGCATCGAGCCGGCGCGCGCGGCCAGGATCGGGGACGAATACAGGTGGCTGATGCCGAGCGCGGCAAGATAGGGCGCAAGCGCCGCCGCGTCCGCGAAGGTGAAACCCTTGTGGAACTGCATGCGATAGGTCGCACGTGGGGTCATGGTGCCGACCGACCGCGCAGGAGCGCGGCGAGGTTGGCGCGCGCCACGGGACCTGCCAGCGTGTCGCCGGGCGGCAGGCGGCGGCGCCAGTTGGGGTGCTCGTCGATCGTGCCCGGAATATTGGGCTGCTCGATCACACCCACCACGTCTTCGACGGGCACGATCGCGATCTCGCACGGCGTGCGGCCGACGAAGGCGAGCGCCGCCTCGACGACGCGCTCGGTGTCCTCCGGCGCCGGCTCCGGCCCCTGGCCGATCGCCGACCACAGATAGGCGCGATCCTCGCCGCGTGCCCAGCGCTCCGCGGCGATGTCGCCGTGCTCGGATCTGCGGCCCAGCGTCTCCAGCCAGTCGATGTCGCGGCCGCGCCACCAGCCGGCGATGGTGGGAAGGTCGTGCGTGGTGGAGAGCGCCGCGGCCCGCGCCGACCAACGTTCCGGCGCAAGGAAGCGGCGGCCTTCGCGCTGGAACCACAGCACCTCCATGCCCAGCATGTCCGCGCCGCGCATCGCGTCGCGAAAGCCGTCCGGCACCGTGCCCAGGTCTTCACCGATCACGATGGCGCGATGGCGCCGCGAGTGCTCCGCCAGCAACGCCAGCAGCGCCCGCATCGGATAGTGCAGATAGACGCCGTCCTGCGGGCCGGCACCGTCGGGGATCACCCAGAGCCGGTTGAGGCCCATCGCATGGTCGATCCGCACGCCGCCGGCATGGCGCATCGCGGCGTCCCAGGTGTCGGCAAAGGCCGCGCGCGGCGCCGCCGGCGACAGCGCGGTGAGGCCCCAGTTCTGGCCCTGCGGATTGAAGATGTCGGGCGGGGCGCCGATGGTGAGGCCGCGCAGGACATCGCCCGGCGCGCTCCAGGCGTGGCTGCCATGCGGGCTCATGCCGACGGCGATATCGGCGATCAGGCCGATGCGCATCCCCGCGTCGCGCGCCGCGGCTTGCGCGTCCGCCAGGCTGCGTTCCGTCAACGTCTGGAGAAAAACGTAGAACTCGACGTCGTCACGATGTTCGCGCGCGAACGTTTCGACCGCGGCACTACGCGGATCGCGGTAGGCGATCGGCCAGTCCTGCCAGCGATACAGGCCCTGTTCGCGGAAATGCGCGTCGAGCGCCTCGAACCGGGCGTGATCGCGCAGCCGCCCGTCTGCTGGCGCCGATGGCGCGCGTGCGAAAGCGACGCGCAGCCGCGCGAGCTTCGCGCGCGCCGCCGCCGGCCAGTCGACCAGGCCGTCGCGTCCGTCGTCCGGCACGTCTTCCGCGGCGTAGAGCGGATTGAGGAACAGCCGGCTCGACGGCGAATAGGGGCTGATCTCGTCGAGCGCGGCGAGGAACGGCGCATGGATCGGGCTGACCGCGATCGCGTCGATGCCGAGAGGCGCCGCCTCGCGGGCAAAGCGCGCCAGCGCGCCGAGATCGCCGAAGCCGTCGCTGCCGCGCAGCGCGTAGAGCTGGGCCGCCAGGCCCGCCACGCGCCGCCCCGGCGCGGCTTCGCCAAGCGAAAAGCATTGCTCGGCGCTGCCTGGCTGCTCATCGCCCATCTCGTAGCCGCCCAGGGCATCGAGCACGGTGCGCAGGGTGTCCGGGGACACGGTCTTCGGATGCCCCGACGCGTCGATCCAATCCGGTGCCAGGCCGGCCTTGCGCGCGCGGTCGTACAGGGCGGCGTCGCTCATCATGGCTCGATCCAGCAGCGCGTTCCGGCGCTGTCCCAGATGGGGGTTGCGGATGGGAGCGGACAGGACACCGTCTCGCGGCCGAGATTGACCAGGATGGTCAGCCGCGCGCCGTCGCCCAGGCGCCAGGCGGCGCGCACCGCTTTCGGTCCCACGACCTCGGCGCCTTCCGCCGTACAGCCCTTGAGTCGCGGCACGATCCGCGCGCGGCGCAGCTCGAGCAGATCCTTATAGAACATGTGCCATTCGGTGCCACCGTCGAGGCGCGGCCGCGCACGCTCGAAGGTATCCGGCGCGTTGGGATCGGGGATTTGCGCGCGCCTGGCGGGATCGCGGAATTCGGGGAATTTGGCGAACTCGCCGCGGCGGCCTTCGCGCACGGCATCGGCGAGCTTGCCGTCCGCGTGATCGCAGAAATAGAGGAACGGATCGCGCGCGCCCGTCTCCTCGCCGAAGAAGAGCAGCGGGATCGGCGGCGCAAGCAGCAGCAAGCCGATGGCGGCCTTCAGCGCCGTCTCATCCGCCAGCACCGTCAAGCGCTCGCCGAACGCGCGGTTTCCGACATGGTCGTGGTTCTGCAGGAAATTCACGAAGGCGGTGGGAGGAAGCTGCGGACCCGGTCCGCTGCGCTCCTGGATGAACCGGCCGGCGAGCGAGGTCGCCAGACCTTGCACGGGCGCCGCCGCATAGGCGCTGTAATATCCCTCGCTCTCCCCGGTCAGCAGCACATGGACGGCGTGATGGAAATCGTCGTTCCATTGCGCGATGCCGGCCTCGGCCAGCAGCTTCGCGTCGTTGCGCTCGTTCTCGACAACGACATGGACATGGCGGCCGGGCGCCGCGGCACGCACGGTGCGCGCCAGCTCCGCGATGAAACCGTCGTCGCCGATGGCGTGCACGGCATCGAGCCTGAGCCCGTCGATATGGAATTCGCGCACCCAATAAAGCGCATTGTCGATGAAGAAGCGCCGCACCGGTTCCTTGCGGAAGTCGATGCCCGCACCCCAGGGCGTGTGGCGATCCTCGCGGAAGAAATCCGGCGCATGGACCGGCAGGTAATTCCCGTCCGGTCCGAAATGGTTGTAGACCACGTCGAGGAACACCATCAGGCCGAGCGCATGGGCGCGGTCGATCATCTGCTTCAGCGCGTCCGGAGTGCCGTAGGCCCGCGCGGGCGCATAGGGCAGCACGCCGTCATAGCCCCAATTGCGCGTGCCCGGAAAATGCGCGATCGGCATCAGCTCGACCGCGGTGATGCCGAGCTCGGCGAGCCTGGGCAGATGCGCTTCGATGCCTGTGAACCCGCCCATCAGGCCGGCATGCAGCTCGTAGAGGACGGTCTCCTCCCATGGCCGGCCGCGCCACGCGTCGTCCCGCCAGCGATAGGCGCCGGGATCGGTGACGACACTCCACTCGCCGTCCTGCAAGCGCGACGCTGGATCGGGCACGGTCGCATCGCCGATCCGGAAGCGATAGCGCGCGCCCGGCGAAAGCTGTGCGTCGGTCTCATGCCAGCCGTCCGACGCCGGCGCCATCGGTATCGTCCGTCCAGCGAGTTCGAGATCGACATGCGCACAGGCCGGCGCCCAGAGCCGGACGCGTGTCATGACGGCGTCTCCAGCAGCGCCGCGACCATCACACAGGCATGACTTTCGACCTTGCAGGATTTCCCGCCGCATGCGCCCGGCTCGCGGTCGGGCGCGGCGCCGTCGAAGACCACGCGCCAGTCAAACGCCTCCGGCAGCGCGAATTCGAGCGCATCCTCCGAACCGTTCATCAGAAGCGCGATGATCTCGACCTTGCCGTCGGCGCGCCGCGACGTGCGGCGCATCACGAGCGCGCGGCCTTCCGGATTCTGCCAATCCTCGTCGGACAGGATTTCGCCGCGCTCGTCGAGCCAATCCAGATCGCGGAAGCCCGGCGCGATCTCCTGCCCATGGCGGAAGCGGTCCTCGCGGAGGCCGGCGAATTCGCGGCGCAGCGCGATGAGGCGCGCCGTCCAGGCGATCAGCGCCGCGTCGGCCGCGGACCAGTCCAGCCAGGAGATCTCGTCGTCCTGGCAATAGGCGTTGTTGTTGCCCTTCTGCGTGCGGCCGAGCTCGTCGCCGGCGAGCAGCATCGGCACGCCGCGCGACCAGAACAGCGTGGCGAGCAGCGAGCGGCGCATCCGCGCGCGCATCTCATTGACCTGCGGATCGTCGCTCGGCCCCTCCACGCCCCAGTTGCGCGAGAGATTGTCCGATATGCCGTCGCGGTTCTCCTCCCCATTGGCCTCATTGTGCTTGCCCTCGTACAGGGTGAGATCCGCCAGCGGCGCACCGTCATGGCTGGCGATATAGTTGATCGACGCCGACGGCCGGCGCAGCGCGAAGAAGTCGGAGGAGCCGGAAAGCCGCTCCGCCAGATCGGGCCGCTGGTCTGGGTCGCCGCGCCAATAGCGGCGCACCGTATCGCGATAGCGGTCGTTCCACTCCGAGAAGCCGGGCGGGTGATTGCCGAGCTGATAGCCGCCGGGTCCGATGTCCCACGGCTCCGAGATCAGCTTGACGCCGGCGAGCGCCGGATCCTGGCGCAGCGCATCGAAGAAGCCGCAGCCGGGATCGAAGCCGGAATGTTCGCGGCCGAGCGTGGCGCCGAGATCAAAGCGAAAGCCGTCGACGTGGAACGACTGTACGAAATAACGCAGCGAATCCATCACCATCTGCGCGACGCGGGCATGGGACATATTCACGGTGTTGCCGGTGCCGGTGTCGTTCACCGTCCGGCGACGGTCTTCGTCGGGCAGCCGGTAATAGCTCGCGTGATCGAAACCGCGCCAGGACAGCGTCGGACCGAGCTCGCTGCCCTCACAAGTGTGGTTGTAGACGACGTCGAGGATGACCTCGATGCCGGCCTTGTGCAGCGCGCGGATCGCGGTGCGAAGCTCGTCCGCCGTGCCGTAGCGCGGCTCCGGCGTGAAGAACGAGAGCGTGTTGTAGCCCCAGTAATTGCTCAAGCCTTTCTCGACCAGAGTGCGATCCTGCGCGAAGGCGTGGATGGGCAGTAGCTCGATCGCGGTGACGCCGAGCCGGCGCAGATGGTCGACCACCGGCGCGGCTCCGAGCGCCGCATAGGTCCCGCGCGCGGCTTCCGGCACGGCGCCCAGCAGCTTGGTCAGGCCTTTGACATGGGCCTCATAGATCACCGTATCGGCCCAGCCGATGCGCGGCGGGCGGTCGTCGCCCCAGTCGAATGTTTCCTTCGTCACGAGGGCTTTCGGCATGAAGGCCGCGCTGTCGCGTTCATCGAACGTAAGATCGGCATCCTCGCCGCCGGGCGCATAGCCCAGCAGCGTATCGTCCCACTTCACTGCGCCGGACAGCGCCTTGGCATAAGGATCGAGCAGAAGCTTGTTGGGATTGAAGCGGTGGCCGTTCTCCGGCTCGTAAGGACCGTGGACGCGATAGCCGTAGGCCACCCCCGGCGCGGCGCCCGGAAGATAGCCGTGCCAAACCTCGTCGATATGGCCGGGCAGCGACATGCGCGTCTCGCCGCCGTCCTTGTCGAACACGCAGAGCTCGACCTTCGCGGCATGAGCCGAGAAGACGGCGAAGTTCACGCCGCGTCCGTCATGGGTGGCGCCGAGCGGGTAAGGCAGTCCAAGTTCCAGTTTCATCCAAGTACCAATGTTGCGAGCGGCGGCAGGGTGAGTATCAACGCGCCATCGCGGGCTTCGGCCTGTCCGCCATTGCCGACATTGCTGCCGCCGTAGATCTGCGAGTCCGTGTTGAGGAGCTCGTGCCACGTGCCGTCGTGCGATACGGGAATGCGGTAATCGTAGCGCGGTACCGGCGTCATGTTGACGACGACGAGCAGCGTGCGCCCATCGGGCGCGATGCGCTCATAGGCGAAGACGCTGTTCGCGCTGTCGTCGCCGACGGCCCAGCGGAAGCCCTTCGGATCGCCGTCCAGGGCGTGGAGCGCGGGTTCGCGCGCATAGATCCGGTTCAGGTCACCGACGACGCGCTGGACGCCGGCATGTCCGTCATCCTTGAGCAGGTCCCAATCGACCTCTCCGTCGTGATCCCATTCGCGCGGGCTTGCGATCTCGCCGCCCATGAAGAGCAGCTTGCGTCCGGGATGCGTCCACAAGAACGCGAAATAAGCACGCAACGTCGCCAACTTCTGCCAGACATCGCCCGGCACGCGGCCGTACAACGAACCTTTGCCGTGGACCACCTCGTCATGCGAGAGCGGCAGGACGAAACGCTCGGACCAGGCATAGACAAGGCCGAAGGTCATGTCGTGGTGATGCCAGCGGCGATGCACCGGCTCGTAAGAGAGGTACGACAACGTATCGTGCATCCAGCCCATGTTCCACTTGTAGGAAAAGCCCAGCCCGTCCGGCGCGGTCACGCCCGGCCAGGCCGTCGACTCTTCCGCGATCGTGATCGCTCCGGGATGGCGCTCGCGCACCAGCGCGTTCAGGCGCTTGAGGAAGTCGACGGCCTCGAGATTCTCGCGCCCGCCGTAGCGGTTGGGGATCCACTCGCCGGGCTTGCGCGAATAGTCGCGGTAGAGCATCGACGCCACCGCATCGACGCGCAGGCCGTCGACATGGAAATGCTCGAGCCAGAACAGCGCGCTCGCGGTGAGAAAGCCCTGCACCTCGCGGCGGCCGAGATTGTAGATGAGGGTGTTCCAGTCCTTGTGGAAGCCCTCGCGCGGATCGGCGTGCTCGTAGAGCGCGGTGCCGTCGAAATGCGCAAGGCCGTGCGCGTCGGAGGGGAAATGCGCCGGCACCCAGTCGAGGATCACGCCGAGGCCGGCGCGGTGGCAGGCATCGACAAAGCCCGCGAACCCCTCCGCCGTGCCGAAGCGCGCGCTCGGCGCGAATTGCGACAACGGCTGATAGCCCCAGGAGCCGCCGAAGGGATGTTCCATGATCGGCAGCAGCTCGACATGGGTGAAGCCGAGCGACGTGACATAAGGGATGAGATGCTCGGCCAAGCCGCGCCAATCCATCGTCTCGCCATGCTCGGGCCGCAGCCAGGACGCGGCATGGACCTCGTAGATCGAGATCGGCGCCTCCGGCGCCTGCGCGGCGGCGCGCCGCTCCAGCCAGTCGCCGTCCGTCCAATGGAAGCGCCAGGGCGCGGCGACGACGGACGCATTCGCAGGCGGATGCTCGGTGGCACGCGCCAGGGGATCCGCCTTGAGCGGGAGCAGCGCGCCGTCCGGGCCGGCGATCTCGTATTTGTAGCGCTCGCCCGCCATCAGGCGCGGCACGAAGATCTCCCACACGCCGGCGCCGTGCCGCAGCCGCATCGGATGGCGCCGTCCGTCCCAGCCGTTGAAATCGCCGACCACCGAGACGCGCCGCGCGTTCGGCGCCCATACCGCGAAGCGCACGCCCTCCACGCCGTCGATCACGTCCACCGCGGCGCCGAAGCGCTCCGACAGCTCCCAATGCGAACCTTCGGAGAAAAGATGCAGATCGACATCGCCCAGGATCGGCGCAAAAGCATAAGGGTCTTCCGCTTCCTGGACCGTGCCTTGCCAGTGAACGCGAAGCTTGTACGGCCGCACGCCGCGGCCGACGAACACGCCAGTGCTTCCCACCGGCAAGAGCGCCGCGACGTCCTCGCCGCAGACGATCTCGACACGCAAGGCCCCCGGCTGGAAACTGCGCACGATGCCGTCATGGGGACCGAGGAACGCGAAGGGATCGGGGTGGCGCCCATCCGCCACCATCAGCGCCTGGGCGATCTCCTGGCCGTCCTGCATGTTCATAGCGCCGCCGCCAGTCCGGTAAAGCCCGCCGCAGGAAGGTCGATCCAATCCGGGCGGTTGTTGGCTTCATACACGATCTCGTAAGCTGCCTTCTCGAGCGCGAAGACGGCAAGCAGCTTCGCCTCGCGCGCGTCCAGCGGACGGCCGCGGCCTTTCGCATAGCCTTCCAGGAAGGCGTCGCGCGCGACGCGGCCGAATTCCGCGAGCAGCGTCTTGGCGCGATCCGCGCTCTGGCTGGTGTTGACCAGCCGGTCGTTGCGCGCGACCACGCCGCCGACATAGTCGAAGGACCGCAGCATCCCGGCCACATCGCGCAAAGGAGAGTTCTTGGCGCGGCGCTCGGCCAGCGGCTTGGCCGGCTCGCCCTCGAAGTCGATGATGACCGCGTCGCCCGCCGCCACGAGGACCTGGCCGAGATGCAGGTCGCCATGTATGCGCGTGAGCGGCAACCCTTCGCCTGCGGCCAAGGCTCCTTCCGCCGCCGCGTCCAGCGCCTTGCGGTCGCCGAGGTCGCGCAGCGCAAAAGCGGCGTCGAGTTGCGCGCGCAGGCGCGTCCGCCAGGACGCGATCGTTTCGGCGGTGGCCTTCTCCGGCGCGAAATCGGGATCGTCCGAAGGCTGCGCGAGCACTTCGTGCATCTCGCCCAGCCGGCGGCCGGCAACCGCGATGAAATTGCGATAGGCTTCCAGATCGTTGCCGCTCTCGCCGTCAGTCACCGCCTTGTCGTCGATCAGGCGGCCGACCTGTTCCAGCGACCACTGAAAGGCATCGCCCTGGTTCTCGACGAAGCGCTGCACCACCGCGGCGGCAGCGTCCTTGTAGCGCACCTCGCCCATGAGCGAAGCGATGCCGGTGAAGCCGCGTTCGGTCAGCACGCGCACCATCTCCGCCTCGGGATGGACGCCGTCGACGAGGCGGCGGAACAGCTTTATCACGGCGCGGCGGCCGACGATCAGCGTCGAGTTGCTCTGTTCGGCGCCCGGCCATTCGATCTCCGCGTCCGGCGCGATATCGGCGAAGGCTGGCGCGCGGCTGCAGGTGAGAGCGCCTGGTCCGCAGCCCTCGGATAGCCCGCGCAGGAGGGCGCGCGCGAACTTCGCCGTCGCGAAACCGTCGGTCAGAAGACCGATCTTCGCGCCGCGCCGCACGCGCCCCAGGGCGAGCGCCGCCTCGAACGGGTTCGACGGCGCGTCCTCCCAGGCGATCGCGAGCGGCAGCGCATAGTGCTCGCCGTTCACGTCGAGGACGCCGAAGAGGAGCTCCTTGTCGAAGTCCCGCGTGTCCGCGATCCGGACCGCGGGCACGCCGGTGCTCTTGGCTTGGTACCAACGCCGCTGCGCGACATAGGCCGGCAGCACTTCCTTCTCCAGGACATTGCGCTGCCGCCCGTCGATGATGTCGTTCAAGCCGTTGCGGATGATGAAGGTGTGATATTCCGCGATGTTGTCGGACGTGGCCGTGCTCCACGCCGGCTGGTTGGTCTCGGCGCTCAACGAAAACCAGTAGAACCCGAAAGGCTGGAGCGTGAGCAGATAGGTGAGCTGGCCGATCTTCGGGAACGCCACCTCGCCCGACAGCTCGACCGGCGTGCGGCCGGCGAATTCGCCGAGATCGAGCTCGACCGCCTGCGCCGTACGCGACACATTGGCGACGCAGAGGACGGTCTCGCCCTCGAACTCGCGCAGATAGACGAGCACCTTGCGGTTCTGCGGCCGCAGGAAACGGATCGTGCCGCGGCCGAACGCCTTCCAG
The nucleotide sequence above comes from Rhizomicrobium sp.. Encoded proteins:
- the treZ gene encoding malto-oligosyltrehalose trehalohydrolase, with product MTRVRLWAPACAHVDLELAGRTIPMAPASDGWHETDAQLSPGARYRFRIGDATVPDPASRLQDGEWSVVTDPGAYRWRDDAWRGRPWEETVLYELHAGLMGGFTGIEAHLPRLAELGITAVELMPIAHFPGTRNWGYDGVLPYAPARAYGTPDALKQMIDRAHALGLMVFLDVVYNHFGPDGNYLPVHAPDFFREDRHTPWGAGIDFRKEPVRRFFIDNALYWVREFHIDGLRLDAVHAIGDDGFIAELARTVRAAAPGRHVHVVVENERNDAKLLAEAGIAQWNDDFHHAVHVLLTGESEGYYSAYAAAPVQGLATSLAGRFIQERSGPGPQLPPTAFVNFLQNHDHVGNRAFGERLTVLADETALKAAIGLLLLAPPIPLLFFGEETGARDPFLYFCDHADGKLADAVREGRRGEFAKFPEFRDPARRAQIPDPNAPDTFERARPRLDGGTEWHMFYKDLLELRRARIVPRLKGCTAEGAEVVGPKAVRAAWRLGDGARLTILVNLGRETVSCPLPSATPIWDSAGTRCWIEP
- the glgX gene encoding glycogen debranching protein GlgX — translated: MKLELGLPYPLGATHDGRGVNFAVFSAHAAKVELCVFDKDGGETRMSLPGHIDEVWHGYLPGAAPGVAYGYRVHGPYEPENGHRFNPNKLLLDPYAKALSGAVKWDDTLLGYAPGGEDADLTFDERDSAAFMPKALVTKETFDWGDDRPPRIGWADTVIYEAHVKGLTKLLGAVPEAARGTYAALGAAPVVDHLRRLGVTAIELLPIHAFAQDRTLVEKGLSNYWGYNTLSFFTPEPRYGTADELRTAIRALHKAGIEVILDVVYNHTCEGSELGPTLSWRGFDHASYYRLPDEDRRRTVNDTGTGNTVNMSHARVAQMVMDSLRYFVQSFHVDGFRFDLGATLGREHSGFDPGCGFFDALRQDPALAGVKLISEPWDIGPGGYQLGNHPPGFSEWNDRYRDTVRRYWRGDPDQRPDLAERLSGSSDFFALRRPSASINYIASHDGAPLADLTLYEGKHNEANGEENRDGISDNLSRNWGVEGPSDDPQVNEMRARMRRSLLATLFWSRGVPMLLAGDELGRTQKGNNNAYCQDDEISWLDWSAADAALIAWTARLIALRREFAGLREDRFRHGQEIAPGFRDLDWLDERGEILSDEDWQNPEGRALVMRRTSRRADGKVEIIALLMNGSEDALEFALPEAFDWRVVFDGAAPDREPGACGGKSCKVESHACVMVAALLETPS
- a CDS encoding 4-alpha-glucanotransferase translates to MSDAALYDRARKAGLAPDWIDASGHPKTVSPDTLRTVLDALGGYEMGDEQPGSAEQCFSLGEAAPGRRVAGLAAQLYALRGSDGFGDLGALARFAREAAPLGIDAIAVSPIHAPFLAALDEISPYSPSSRLFLNPLYAAEDVPDDGRDGLVDWPAAARAKLARLRVAFARAPSAPADGRLRDHARFEALDAHFREQGLYRWQDWPIAYRDPRSAAVETFAREHRDDVEFYVFLQTLTERSLADAQAAARDAGMRIGLIADIAVGMSPHGSHAWSAPGDVLRGLTIGAPPDIFNPQGQNWGLTALSPAAPRAAFADTWDAAMRHAGGVRIDHAMGLNRLWVIPDGAGPQDGVYLHYPMRALLALLAEHSRRHRAIVIGEDLGTVPDGFRDAMRGADMLGMEVLWFQREGRRFLAPERWSARAAALSTTHDLPTIAGWWRGRDIDWLETLGRRSEHGDIAAERWARGEDRAYLWSAIGQGPEPAPEDTERVVEAALAFVGRTPCEIAIVPVEDVVGVIEQPNIPGTIDEHPNWRRRLPPGDTLAGPVARANLAALLRGRSAP